One genomic segment of Rhinopithecus roxellana isolate Shanxi Qingling chromosome 6, ASM756505v1, whole genome shotgun sequence includes these proteins:
- the TMEM225B gene encoding transmembrane protein 225B, producing MLTLEDKDMKGFSWAIVPALTSLGYLLILVVSIFPFWVRLTNEESHEVFFSGLFENCFHVKCWKPRPLSIYILLGRVFLLSAVFLAFLTTFIMVPFASQFFPRTWKQNFVLAFVSFFTGACAFLALVLHALEIQALRMKLSPLQFSVLWPYYVLGFGIFLFIVAGTICLVQEMACPCWHLLFTSQRMKEDHGSLYLDNLESLGGELSSVQKETQVTGDTDI from the exons ATGCTGACGTTAGAGGACAAGGACATGAAGGGATTCTCCTGGGCCATAGTCCCAGCCTTAACCTCCCTAGGCTACCTGCTTATACTGGTGGTCTCCATCTTTCCCTTCTGGGTGCGACTGACGAACGAGGAGTCCCATGAAGTCTTTTTCAGTGGCCTATTTGAGAACTGCTTCCATGTCAAATGCTGGAAGCCTCGACCCTTATCCA TTTACATCCTCCTCGGCCGGGTTTTCCTGCTGTCTGCAGTTTTCCTGGCTTTCCTTACCACCTTCATCATGGTGCCCTTTGCATCCCAGTTCTTCCCCAGGACCTGGAAGCAAAACTTTGTGTTAGCCTTCGTCAGCTTCTTCACAG GGGCCTGTGCCTTCCTGGCTTTGGTGCTGCATGCCCTGGAGATCCAGGCTCTGCGGATGAAGCTCAGCCCCCTGCAGTTCTCCGTGCTATGGCCTTACTACGTGCTGGGCTTTGGCATCTTTCTGTTCATAGTGGCTG GTACCATCTGCCTCGTTCAAGAAATGGCCTGCCCTTGCTGGCACTTGTTGTTCACTTCCCAGAGGATGAAGGAGGACCACGGGAGCCTGTACCTGGACAATCTGGAGAGTTTGGGAGGAGAACTGAGCTCAGTACAAAAGGAGACACAGGTGACGGGAGATACAGACATCTAG